The Mycoplasmopsis equigenitalium genome contains a region encoding:
- a CDS encoding MHO_4530 family protein, with product MNNIKSALIIAIIVITLVQAITIVLWLSLHQKNIRFKSLGEMQFLYDSENNRFKRVGWRNFRRDRPTKGFLRGFANYEWYNLSALLKHLSVANNVRLRETFLIKEAHTSIQTTNFVVENTMYSINIFPVNENNEMFFTISWNFNKNVDFPLKKYVFNNLKEYRNLAIIPLNFRNELGQNSILFKEEFIEKIKSKDSLFFYEDANLFYLIIACKKHKQLLRKIERFNKHNLDLFKINIHFTTNSNIYAKYYDITDYNNDINALLAVFKEDLFTDIFVDTKLQYSDLSNNKNLSELVEIFESKITGFNKKTTIGNLLQISPKAKNYKLQYLSKIWTNICQRVVLDLLSKSDYTHNYIVIDDYMINDELLNVESNYKYLILNISFNHNNQKIYKSNKYKGFVFCDYKEKYVDLFKHAKSKLVIVKEEYIHDLSPKKYATLLDISKLSQANDVSLIYEKIPTNLGEKLTNDLNIAYTLKQE from the coding sequence ATGAATAATATTAAAAGTGCTTTAATTATTGCCATTATTGTTATTACCCTTGTTCAAGCGATTACAATTGTTCTTTGACTCTCTTTACACCAAAAAAACATACGTTTTAAATCACTTGGTGAAATGCAATTTTTATACGATTCAGAAAACAACCGATTTAAACGTGTTGGATGAAGAAACTTTCGCCGCGACCGCCCCACTAAAGGGTTCCTAAGAGGCTTTGCAAATTACGAATGATATAATCTAAGCGCACTGCTAAAACATTTGTCAGTTGCAAACAATGTTCGTTTGCGCGAAACATTTCTAATTAAGGAAGCGCACACAAGTATACAAACAACGAATTTTGTTGTCGAAAACACAATGTACTCAATCAACATTTTTCCCGTCAACGAAAACAATGAAATGTTTTTCACAATTTCGTGAAATTTCAACAAAAACGTTGACTTTCCGTTGAAAAAATACGTTTTTAACAACTTAAAAGAATACCGAAATTTAGCGATTATTCCTCTTAATTTTCGTAATGAATTAGGGCAAAACTCAATTCTATTTAAAGAAGAGTTTATTGAAAAAATTAAAAGCAAAGACTCTTTATTTTTTTACGAGGATGCTAATTTATTTTACTTAATTATTGCTTGCAAAAAACACAAACAACTTTTAAGAAAGATTGAGCGTTTTAACAAACATAATTTGGATTTATTTAAAATAAATATTCACTTTACAACAAACAGTAATATTTATGCAAAATACTACGATATCACTGATTACAACAATGACATCAATGCTTTACTTGCAGTATTTAAAGAAGATCTTTTTACTGACATTTTTGTTGATACAAAACTTCAATATTCAGACCTATCAAATAACAAAAACCTTAGTGAATTAGTTGAAATTTTCGAATCCAAAATAACTGGCTTTAATAAAAAAACAACAATTGGTAATTTGTTACAAATAAGCCCTAAAGCAAAAAATTATAAACTACAATATTTATCGAAAATTTGAACAAATATCTGCCAACGTGTTGTACTTGATTTGCTAAGTAAATCTGATTATACTCACAATTATATTGTGATTGATGATTATATGATTAATGATGAACTCCTTAATGTTGAAAGCAATTACAAGTACTTAATATTGAATATTTCATTCAATCATAACAATCAAAAAATTTATAAATCTAACAAATATAAAGGCTTTGTATTTTGCGATTATAAGGAAAAATACGTTGATTTATTCAAACACGCAAAATCGAAGCTTGTAATTGTAAAAGAAGAATATATTCATGATCTTTCGCCTAAAAAATATGCGACATTACTCGATATCAGTAAATTAAGTCAGGCCAACGATGTCAGTTTAATTTACGAAAAAATTCCTACCAATCTTGGTGAAAAGCTAACAAACGACCTAAATATTGCTTACACACTAAAACAAGAATAG
- the ileS gene encoding isoleucine--tRNA ligase yields the protein MDYKKTLNMPFTKFDMRGNLGQKEPLFRKKWQDMDLYKKILASNDHNNKFILHDGPPYANGDIHVGHALNKVLKDIVVRYKTMSGFYSPFVPGWDTHGLPIEHKMLTEMKMTSKDFSPFILRKKAASYALKQVERQKKQFELLQLQSNLKNHYVTLDKNYEIKQIRLFQKMWNDGLIYKGLKPVYWSPTSQSALAEAEVEYEDHVSPSIYVAFNVIKGNKFVEKDDKIIIWTTTPWTLIANSGVAISQKDQYTIVEHDKKRYIVATELADKLFAKFNWQNVKIIKPLAAKELIGVEYESPLNKNVAPVVYGHHVTLESGSGLVHIAPLFGEDDFLVGKKNNLKQIMHILDDGIIDPNLSEFGNIFYLDANDKILDKLTKMNLLIHSSKITHSFPHDWRTHKPIIFRGTPQWFVSIDKIRDKILKSLDDITFYNSWSKKRLSLMIKNRDDWTISRQRTWGVPIIAFYDKKNNIVLNDEIFDYVIKLIAEKGTDVWYELETDALLPPKYRGKNLVKENDIMDVWFDSGVSFLGVEITDANAPYDLYLEGSDQYRGWFNSSLINSVAYLGKPSYKNLISHGFTLDGNGEKMSKSKGNVVSPLDVVKEYGADILRLWVANSEYSNDISISDNILKQNVEIYRNIRNKIKFMLGNLNDYKHKKIKTTGVHEFIENQFYDIQAKIFNSYNNYSFIQVVKEVNNYLTDLSSFYLNIAKDILYVNKKDDPELLMIKYNLYNITNFLILVLSPILPTTCDDAYEFFDKKDKKESVHLEKFSKYPEPKKEIIESWNDFFKLRNDINLLIENAIKNKEINRSYEAKITFNASAYNTKFLEKLDLKTLLMVGEINSGKTNNLTKYNGIKCERCWILFPSKTIKNNLCQRCQNVVKEYEV from the coding sequence ATGGATTACAAAAAAACACTAAATATGCCCTTTACTAAATTCGATATGCGTGGCAATTTAGGACAAAAAGAACCACTATTTCGAAAAAAATGACAGGATATGGATCTTTACAAAAAGATTTTAGCCTCGAATGACCATAATAATAAGTTCATTCTCCATGATGGTCCGCCATACGCTAACGGTGATATCCATGTTGGTCATGCGCTTAACAAAGTATTAAAAGACATTGTTGTTCGTTACAAAACAATGTCTGGTTTTTATTCACCATTTGTTCCAGGTTGAGATACACACGGCTTGCCTATCGAACATAAGATGCTAACAGAAATGAAAATGACTAGCAAAGACTTTTCACCATTTATTTTACGCAAAAAAGCTGCTAGCTACGCCCTCAAACAAGTTGAGCGACAAAAAAAACAATTCGAATTACTCCAATTACAATCCAATTTAAAAAATCACTATGTAACACTTGATAAAAATTATGAAATTAAACAAATTCGCCTTTTCCAAAAAATGTGAAATGACGGCTTAATTTATAAAGGACTAAAACCTGTTTATTGATCACCAACTAGTCAATCAGCGCTAGCGGAAGCAGAAGTCGAGTATGAAGATCATGTCTCACCTTCAATTTATGTTGCTTTTAATGTAATAAAAGGAAACAAATTTGTTGAGAAAGATGACAAAATTATCATTTGAACAACCACGCCATGAACCTTAATTGCTAACTCGGGAGTTGCAATTAGCCAAAAAGACCAATATACAATTGTTGAACACGATAAAAAAAGATACATTGTAGCAACAGAATTAGCAGATAAATTGTTTGCTAAATTCAATTGACAAAACGTCAAAATCATCAAACCCCTTGCAGCAAAAGAATTAATTGGAGTTGAATATGAATCACCTTTAAACAAAAACGTTGCCCCTGTTGTTTACGGACATCACGTTACCCTCGAATCAGGTTCGGGTCTTGTGCATATTGCCCCTTTATTTGGTGAAGACGACTTTCTTGTTGGTAAAAAGAATAACTTAAAACAAATTATGCACATCCTTGATGATGGAATTATCGATCCAAACTTAAGTGAATTTGGAAACATTTTTTATCTTGATGCTAATGATAAAATTCTTGATAAATTAACAAAAATGAATTTATTAATTCACAGCTCGAAAATTACTCACTCATTCCCACACGACTGAAGAACACATAAACCAATTATTTTCCGGGGAACACCACAATGATTTGTTTCAATCGATAAGATTCGCGACAAAATTTTAAAGTCGCTTGATGATATTACTTTTTATAATAGCTGAAGTAAAAAACGTCTTAGTTTAATGATTAAAAATCGTGATGACTGGACAATTAGTCGCCAAAGAACTTGAGGTGTTCCAATTATTGCTTTTTATGATAAGAAAAACAACATTGTTTTAAACGACGAAATTTTTGATTATGTTATTAAACTAATCGCCGAAAAGGGAACTGATGTTTGATACGAACTAGAAACTGATGCTCTTCTACCGCCAAAATATCGTGGTAAAAATCTTGTTAAAGAAAATGATATTATGGATGTTTGATTCGATAGTGGTGTCTCATTTTTAGGTGTTGAAATTACCGATGCAAACGCACCATATGACCTCTATTTAGAAGGTAGTGACCAATACCGTGGTTGATTTAATAGTTCATTAATTAACTCTGTAGCTTATCTTGGAAAACCATCTTACAAAAATTTGATTTCGCACGGATTTACTCTTGATGGTAATGGTGAAAAAATGTCAAAATCAAAAGGCAACGTAGTTTCACCACTTGATGTAGTGAAAGAATATGGAGCTGATATCTTAAGATTATGAGTTGCCAATAGTGAATATTCAAACGACATCTCGATTTCTGATAATATTTTGAAGCAAAATGTTGAAATTTATAGAAATATTCGCAATAAAATTAAATTTATGCTCGGTAATCTCAACGATTACAAACACAAAAAAATCAAAACAACTGGTGTACATGAATTTATTGAAAATCAATTCTATGATATTCAAGCAAAAATCTTTAATTCATACAATAATTACAGCTTTATTCAAGTTGTTAAGGAGGTTAATAATTATTTAACAGATCTCTCAAGTTTTTATCTAAATATCGCTAAAGATATTTTGTACGTTAACAAAAAAGATGATCCTGAACTTTTAATGATTAAATACAATCTTTACAACATCACCAATTTCTTAATTTTAGTTCTTTCCCCAATCTTACCTACAACATGCGACGATGCATATGAGTTCTTTGATAAAAAAGACAAAAAGGAATCTGTTCACTTAGAAAAATTTAGTAAATATCCAGAACCTAAAAAAGAAATTATCGAATCTTGAAACGACTTTTTCAAATTACGTAACGATATTAATTTACTTATTGAAAACGCAATTAAAAACAAAGAAATAAACCGTTCTTATGAAGCAAAAATTACTTTTAATGCCAGCGCATACAACACAAAATTTTTAGAAAAACTCGACCTTAAAACTTTACTTATGGTTGGTGAAATTAATTCTGGCAAAACTAACAATCTTACTAAATATAATGGTATTAAATGCGAGAGATGTTGAATTCTATTCCCATCAAAAACAATCAAAAACAACTTGTGCCAACGTTGCCAAAATGTTGTTAAAGAATACGAGGTCTAA
- the rplM gene encoding 50S ribosomal protein L13: MRQTTIVKHLEADKKWLLIDAKDLILGRLATKIVDILRGKNKPTFTPNVDMGDYVVVINAKDIKLTAKKEHDKLYYTHSGYPGGLKVINAHDLRQKKPIAILEKAIKGMLPHTKLGNKQFRNLYVYAGNEHPHAAQKPEKIEVK; this comes from the coding sequence ATGCGTCAAACAACAATCGTGAAACATCTTGAAGCAGATAAAAAATGACTACTTATTGATGCTAAAGATTTAATTCTTGGACGTTTAGCAACTAAGATTGTTGATATTTTAAGAGGTAAAAATAAACCTACTTTTACCCCTAATGTTGACATGGGTGACTACGTGGTAGTAATCAATGCCAAAGATATCAAACTAACTGCAAAAAAAGAACACGATAAATTATACTACACTCACTCAGGCTACCCTGGTGGTTTAAAAGTGATTAATGCTCATGATTTAAGACAAAAAAAACCTATCGCTATTTTAGAAAAAGCAATTAAGGGGATGCTCCCTCACACAAAATTAGGAAATAAACAATTCCGTAACTTATATGTTTACGCTGGAAATGAACATCCACATGCGGCACAAAAACCAGAAAAGATTGAGGTTAAATAA
- the rpsI gene encoding 30S ribosomal protein S9 yields the protein MAETKTTKTTVKKTVKTKKPAHDSNAVAYRGLGRRKSSTARVIIRPGAGNFTINNREAKAYLNSDIFIKDALQPLAITENVNKFDINVNVKGGGLSGQAGAIRLGIARALLEVNEDYRAKLKPEKMLTRDARIKERKKPGLRKARRSRQFSKR from the coding sequence ATGGCTGAAACTAAGACAACTAAGACAACTGTTAAAAAAACAGTTAAAACAAAAAAACCTGCTCACGATTCTAATGCTGTTGCTTACCGTGGTTTAGGAAGAAGAAAAAGCTCAACAGCGCGTGTTATTATTCGCCCTGGTGCAGGTAACTTTACAATTAATAACCGTGAAGCAAAAGCATACTTAAATTCAGATATCTTTATTAAAGATGCACTTCAACCATTAGCAATTACCGAAAATGTAAACAAATTTGATATTAATGTTAATGTTAAAGGTGGAGGATTAAGTGGTCAAGCGGGCGCAATTCGCCTAGGAATTGCTAGAGCATTGCTTGAAGTTAATGAAGACTACCGGGCAAAACTAAAACCTGAAAAAATGCTTACAAGAGATGCTAGAATAAAAGAACGTAAGAAACCAGGTTTAAGAAAAGCGCGTCGTTCAAGACAATTCTCAAAACGTTAA
- a CDS encoding RDD family protein, with translation MNKYQNASFWIRFLSDIINLGFFFGFETAAYYVFNLFANPWVGFGLLLCFTLFLLIFNYLCLPLITNFGNLGMIVTRIRFLSEKKNKSILKRNIFTSFLWCLILIITCCVMLPYHNLMDHNGKMDLKKLPLFVNIIVYIISAIMTFWFLLMFLNYVVILVRAKRRSIIDFLSDQRVVYNKQVTAQDDQYILLPLKITHEQLNWKE, from the coding sequence ATGAATAAGTACCAGAATGCAAGTTTTTGAATCCGGTTTTTAAGCGATATTATTAACCTTGGATTTTTTTTCGGTTTTGAAACAGCTGCTTACTACGTTTTCAATTTATTTGCAAACCCTTGAGTTGGTTTTGGTCTTTTGCTTTGTTTTACACTTTTCTTATTGATTTTTAACTATTTGTGTTTACCATTAATCACAAACTTTGGTAATCTGGGAATGATTGTAACAAGAATTCGTTTTCTAAGTGAGAAAAAAAATAAAAGCATTTTAAAACGCAACATCTTCACCTCGTTTTTATGGTGCTTGATTCTTATTATTACTTGTTGTGTCATGCTTCCGTATCACAACTTAATGGATCATAATGGCAAAATGGATTTGAAAAAATTACCTTTGTTTGTCAATATCATTGTTTACATCATTTCGGCTATTATGACTTTTTGATTCTTGCTTATGTTTTTAAATTATGTTGTTATTTTAGTTAGAGCGAAACGAAGAAGTATTATCGACTTTTTAAGCGATCAGCGCGTTGTCTACAACAAGCAAGTTACAGCACAAGATGATCAATACATCTTATTACCACTTAAAATTACACACGAACAACTAAACTGAAAGGAATAA
- a CDS encoding CTP synthase: MAKYIFITGGVISGLGKGVIAASIGNLLKSHGYKIFNMKLDPYLNIDTSVMSPIEHGEVYVTNDGHEGDLDLGHYERFIGNRLTKLSNSTSGRIYQEIFRKEREGYFDGKTVQIIPHVTSEIKNIILNKEIAKNNDFVIIEIGGTVGDFESESFIYAISQLSIEMPNDVFYAHLTYVPYLKVSNEFKTKPLQNSVSKLRSLGINPNMLFLRADNFVGDEIKNKISKASFIATNNIIDVPDMNNIYSIPLYLNSQKVFQRIQEHFDLKNAKKTNSLDKWKNFVELFEKNDKQELKLLMVGKYTQLHDAYLSIIEALKIAATYKHAKVNLEFIDSSSINFKTFEDDLKAYDGVVILPGFGKRGFEEKVKVASILAHKQVPTLGICLGMQAMTVAHARAKGYADANSREFDEKTKNLVFNLVKSSDPKKLGGTLRVGGYDVQITKNTIAHQVYNSTQINERHRHRYEITKDWMDKLQDENFIFSGIYDKEHLGEICELQNHPFYFGVQYHPEFNTTILTSHPLFDYFINKVIEQKGN, encoded by the coding sequence ATGGCAAAGTATATTTTTATTACCGGAGGAGTAATTTCCGGACTCGGAAAAGGTGTAATAGCAGCATCAATTGGCAATCTTTTAAAATCACATGGTTATAAGATTTTCAATATGAAATTAGACCCTTATCTTAATATCGACACAAGTGTAATGTCACCAATTGAACATGGGGAAGTTTATGTAACTAACGACGGACACGAAGGCGATCTAGATTTAGGACATTATGAACGTTTTATTGGTAATCGACTTACCAAATTAAGTAACTCGACTTCTGGACGGATTTACCAAGAAATTTTCCGCAAGGAACGCGAAGGTTATTTCGATGGAAAAACAGTGCAAATTATTCCGCACGTTACAAGCGAAATTAAAAACATTATTTTAAATAAAGAAATCGCTAAAAACAATGATTTTGTTATTATCGAAATCGGCGGAACTGTTGGTGACTTTGAGTCAGAATCATTTATTTATGCGATTAGTCAATTAAGTATCGAAATGCCAAATGATGTTTTTTATGCTCACTTAACTTATGTGCCATACTTAAAAGTTTCAAACGAATTCAAAACTAAACCTTTACAAAATTCGGTTTCAAAATTACGTTCACTCGGAATCAATCCAAATATGTTATTTTTAAGAGCCGATAACTTCGTTGGTGATGAAATTAAAAATAAAATTTCAAAAGCAAGTTTTATTGCAACCAATAATATTATTGATGTTCCTGATATGAATAATATTTATTCAATTCCACTATATCTTAATAGCCAAAAAGTCTTCCAACGAATTCAAGAACACTTTGATTTAAAAAATGCAAAAAAAACAAATTCTCTAGATAAATGAAAGAATTTTGTTGAATTATTTGAAAAAAATGACAAGCAAGAATTAAAACTTTTAATGGTTGGAAAATACACACAACTACACGATGCATACCTTTCAATTATTGAAGCGCTAAAAATTGCTGCAACATATAAACATGCTAAAGTCAACCTTGAATTTATTGATTCTTCATCAATTAACTTTAAAACATTCGAAGATGACTTGAAAGCATATGATGGAGTTGTAATTTTACCCGGTTTTGGTAAACGTGGCTTTGAAGAAAAAGTAAAAGTTGCTAGCATTTTGGCCCACAAACAAGTTCCTACACTGGGAATTTGTTTAGGGATGCAAGCCATGACTGTCGCACACGCTCGTGCTAAAGGTTATGCTGATGCTAATAGCCGTGAGTTCGATGAGAAAACCAAAAATCTTGTCTTCAATCTTGTAAAATCATCTGATCCTAAAAAACTTGGTGGCACACTTCGTGTTGGTGGTTATGATGTCCAAATCACAAAAAATACTATTGCGCACCAAGTTTATAACTCAACACAAATTAATGAACGCCACAGACATCGCTACGAAATCACAAAAGACTGAATGGACAAACTCCAAGACGAAAATTTCATTTTCAGCGGAATTTACGATAAAGAACACCTTGGTGAGATTTGTGAACTTCAAAATCACCCATTCTACTTTGGCGTGCAATACCACCCTGAATTTAATACAACGATATTAACTTCTCATCCACTTTTTGATTATTTTATTAACAAAGTTATCGAGCAGAAAGGTAATTAA
- a CDS encoding ATP-dependent helicase: protein MNEITNIEKKLTEDLNPQQLASVLYDKGPLRIIASAGSGKTKVLTRKVAYLIKVIGVSPNRILAITFTNRAANEMKTRISSYLSDDVEVFATTFHALCARILRIDIDKIGRKKDFHIVDKKDLRDILKRIYDRLEINDNVIPYSDMSDFIHITKIKNIDLNDYVEKNKHNVTEVMKVSIFEEYQKTLLANNALDFHDLLLTTKFLFETKPEIRDKWAHRFDYVLVDEFQDTNEVQYDIIKVIAENAKITIVGDPDQTIYSWRGAKVDLMLNFDKEFKDTKTVTLNQNYRSTKRILAKANSLIKHNKNRLDKELVTENPEGDEPEFFHAFSPQAEALWVIKKINELKKAKNQLKSIAIFYRSNYYSRPFEEALIKENINHKIFGGERFFERKEVKDALAFLRAIYDGNNISFNRIINVPPRELGTQTQLKILDYANIKKKNVYDCVIEHINDAGFPVRTKSARRNLAKLIRSIQFYREALKTNRISVVLDKFLQEIGYYQQISGVSNLRGSAMDNIRELLESIEEWEKNNADKNVADYLESISLLSSSNDENSVNNYVSLMTIHAAKGLQFDNVFIVGLSDEIFPSRKSSETDTFSTAKEKMEEERRLAYVAITRAKKRLFLSDSRGTYYNSNRPKRPSKFLKEMGIKVNSLLPHNLIPAEDITQEIEVVLENREVYVNDIISHSTFGEGVVVDVNNDTIDVKFNNKKFGKKTLMKSHMSFQVLKRGNDE from the coding sequence ATGAACGAAATTACAAATATTGAAAAGAAATTAACTGAAGATCTTAATCCGCAGCAACTTGCTTCGGTCCTTTATGATAAAGGACCTTTACGAATTATCGCAAGTGCCGGTAGTGGAAAAACAAAAGTTTTAACTCGAAAAGTTGCTTATTTAATTAAAGTTATTGGTGTAAGTCCCAACCGAATTTTGGCCATTACCTTTACAAACCGCGCTGCTAATGAAATGAAAACTAGAATTAGCAGCTACCTTTCAGATGATGTTGAAGTTTTTGCGACAACATTTCATGCTCTTTGTGCGCGAATTTTACGAATTGACATTGACAAAATTGGTCGAAAAAAAGATTTTCATATTGTTGACAAAAAAGATTTACGAGATATTTTAAAAAGAATTTATGACCGACTTGAAATTAATGATAATGTGATTCCTTACTCGGATATGTCGGATTTTATTCACATTACCAAAATCAAGAATATCGACTTAAACGATTATGTAGAAAAAAACAAACATAATGTAACTGAAGTAATGAAAGTAAGTATTTTTGAAGAATATCAAAAAACACTTTTAGCAAACAATGCACTTGATTTTCACGATTTACTATTAACCACAAAGTTCTTATTCGAAACCAAACCAGAGATTCGTGATAAATGAGCACATCGTTTTGATTATGTCCTTGTTGATGAGTTCCAAGATACTAACGAAGTCCAATATGACATTATCAAAGTAATTGCTGAAAACGCGAAAATCACTATCGTTGGTGACCCTGACCAAACAATTTATAGTTGACGGGGCGCCAAAGTTGATTTAATGCTTAACTTTGATAAAGAATTCAAAGATACAAAAACCGTTACTCTTAACCAAAACTACCGATCAACTAAACGGATTCTTGCCAAGGCAAATAGTTTGATCAAGCATAATAAAAACCGTCTAGATAAGGAGCTTGTAACCGAAAACCCAGAGGGAGATGAACCTGAATTTTTCCATGCTTTTAGCCCTCAGGCCGAAGCCCTTTGAGTAATTAAAAAGATTAATGAACTAAAAAAAGCCAAAAATCAACTAAAATCAATTGCTATTTTTTACCGTTCAAATTACTATTCACGCCCATTTGAAGAAGCGCTGATCAAAGAAAATATTAACCACAAAATTTTTGGTGGGGAACGGTTCTTTGAACGAAAAGAGGTTAAAGATGCACTTGCCTTTTTAAGAGCAATATATGATGGAAACAACATCTCATTTAATCGAATTATTAATGTACCACCTCGTGAACTAGGAACACAAACCCAATTAAAAATTCTTGATTATGCCAACATTAAGAAAAAAAATGTTTACGACTGCGTAATTGAACATATCAATGACGCAGGTTTCCCTGTTCGAACAAAATCAGCACGTCGTAATTTGGCCAAGCTTATTCGTTCGATTCAGTTTTATAGAGAGGCGCTAAAAACCAACCGAATTTCTGTTGTACTTGATAAATTCTTACAAGAGATTGGCTACTACCAACAAATTAGTGGTGTTTCAAACTTAAGGGGTTCGGCCATGGATAACATTCGCGAATTGTTAGAATCAATCGAAGAATGAGAAAAAAATAACGCGGACAAGAACGTTGCCGATTACTTAGAAAGTATTTCATTACTTTCAAGTTCAAATGATGAAAATTCAGTTAATAATTATGTGTCACTAATGACTATCCATGCTGCTAAAGGTTTACAATTCGACAACGTATTTATTGTAGGATTATCTGATGAAATTTTCCCTTCACGTAAAAGTAGTGAAACTGATACATTTAGTACTGCTAAAGAAAAAATGGAGGAAGAAAGACGACTTGCTTATGTTGCAATTACCAGAGCAAAAAAACGACTTTTCCTTTCAGATAGCCGGGGCACATACTACAACTCAAATCGTCCCAAACGTCCATCAAAATTCTTAAAAGAAATGGGAATTAAAGTTAATTCATTACTTCCACATAACTTAATACCTGCAGAAGATATTACCCAAGAAATTGAAGTTGTTTTAGAAAATCGCGAAGTTTATGTTAACGATATCATTTCACATTCAACGTTTGGTGAAGGTGTTGTAGTTGATGTTAATAATGACACTATTGATGTTAAATTTAATAACAAAAAATTTGGTAAAAAAACACTAATGAAATCACACATGTCATTTCAAGTTTTAAAGCGAGGAAATGATGAATAA
- a CDS encoding signal peptidase II: MANLANSWNDKVKAFFIKTKHYFKNNWKKILFNYLYFFAMLTALFILDFATKRTLFVFEDGSKDFHGFTQGEYDVDASKFQDFKIIGIRSVGHVGVTFMRTKNIAFIQTISLIIFISILIGVAFMRNLFTILTIGVVAAGDLGNLVDRFLYHGMVKDIFYMPWLDRGTFNFADVCLTLGCVIIVGYMIYQIIYEHKKKEKHPENSQNNDLSGESKKDEEQQNFNNNLKMS; the protein is encoded by the coding sequence ATGGCCAACCTTGCTAACTCATGAAACGATAAAGTAAAGGCGTTTTTTATCAAAACCAAACATTATTTCAAAAATAATTGAAAAAAAATTTTATTTAATTATTTATACTTTTTCGCAATGTTGACAGCATTATTTATTCTTGACTTCGCAACAAAACGAACACTATTTGTTTTCGAAGATGGAAGCAAAGATTTTCATGGATTTACTCAAGGCGAATATGATGTTGACGCAAGCAAATTTCAAGACTTTAAAATTATAGGAATTCGTTCGGTTGGTCACGTTGGCGTAACTTTTATGCGAACCAAAAATATTGCTTTTATTCAAACAATTTCATTGATTATTTTCATTTCTATTTTGATTGGTGTCGCATTTATGAGAAATTTGTTTACAATTCTCACAATAGGAGTGGTTGCGGCGGGTGATTTAGGAAATTTAGTCGACCGTTTCCTTTATCACGGAATGGTAAAAGATATCTTTTACATGCCATGATTAGATCGAGGAACATTTAATTTTGCAGATGTATGCTTAACATTAGGCTGTGTTATAATTGTCGGATATATGATTTATCAAATCATCTATGAACACAAAAAGAAAGAAAAACATCCTGAAAATTCGCAAAATAATGATTTAAGCGGAGAATCAAAAAAAGATGAAGAACAACAAAACTTCAATAACAACTTAAAAATGTCGTAA